A stretch of the Argentina anserina chromosome 6, drPotAnse1.1, whole genome shotgun sequence genome encodes the following:
- the LOC126797105 gene encoding uncharacterized protein LOC126797105, with protein MGKDATTKVFFKMMFFGAKPPSLLPWSTHRRQRQQPCDSATSATLRLGDVTSLPRSGLPQQRNQSEYPTVPRQSRLRRAPISPLLQTFPPAASSRRLDERRSPPRRSSSGVPSQTRVHFFRRSFRRFPPPPSLSVSRTPTPATISSDHHHHSIQPVPPIKNHQASIRISSSPIDNPRATRRRSSVVRPAAVAPTRSGLPRRLRSPALHRRELTIAASSPSPRSESLKSLKL; from the coding sequence TTTTTTGGTGCTAAGCCGCCGAGCTTGCTGCCTTGGAGCACTCACCGCCGACAACGTCAGCAACCTTGCGACTCGGCGACGTCAGCAACCTTGCGACTCGGCGACGTCACCTCCCTTCCTCGGAGCGGTCTCCCACAGCAACGAAATCAGTCGGAATACCCGACTGTTCCCCGGCAGAGTCGACTCCGACGAGCGCCGATCTCCCCACTGCTGCAGACCTTTCCACCGGCGGCATCTTCTCGACGCCTTGACGAGCGCCGTTCTCCTCCTCGCCGTTCTTCTTCCGGCGTGCCAAGCCAAACCCGGGTCCATTTCTTCCGCCGCTCCTTTCGTCGCTTTCCCCCTCCTCCTTCGCTGTCGGTGTCAAGGACACCAACTCCAGCTACCATCTCCtcagatcatcatcaccattcgATTCAGCCCGTCCCTCCGATCAAAAACCATCAAGCCTCGATCCGAATCAGTTCTTCGCCGATCGATAACCCGCGCGCCACTCGACGTCGTTCCTCCGTTGTTAGACCAGCAGCTGTTGCACCAACTCGATCGGGTTTGCCTCGCCGTCTTAGATCTCCAGCTCTCCATCGCCGCGAACTCACCATCGCCGCGAGCTCTCCATCGCCGCGCTCTGAATCTCTCAAGTCGCTGAAGCTTTAA